GACGAGACGGCGGCGTTCATCGTCGAACCCGTCCAGGGCGAGGGGGGCATCAACCCCGCCTCCAAAGAGTATCTCCAGACAGCCCGCGAGCTAACCGAGGACGCCGGCGCGGCGCTCGTCTTCGACGAGGTCCAGACCGGGATGGGCCGGACCGGCGCGCTCTGGAACTCCACGCGAGCGGCCGTCACGCCCGACATGATCACGTCGGCGAAGGGGCTGGGCAACGGCTTCCCCGTCGGCGCGACGCTCTGTCGGGACTGGATCGCCGAGGACTACGGCTCGCACGCCTCAACGTTCTCCGGTGGCCCGGTCATCTCCGCCGCGGCGGGCGCGACCGTCTCGGCGCTCATCGAGGAGTCGGTGCCCGGTAACGCCGCCGTGATGGGCGAGTACCTCCAGACCGAACTCGAAGCGGCCATCGGCGACGAGGTGCGTGACATCCGCGGCGAGGGCCTGATGGTCGGCGTCGAGGTCGGCCGCGGCGCCAACAAGGCGCTCAAGCAACTCGCCCTGAACCACCAGGTGCTCGCGCTGCCGGCGGGTCGCACGGTGGTTCGCCTCCTCCCGCCGCTGACCATCGACGAGTCCCACGTCGACGAGGTCGTCGACGCGCTGACGGAGGTGCTCACATGAGCGAGGTCCAGGCCCGCGAGGTCGACAGCGAGGCCCGCGAGCTCCTCGAAGACGTCGTGCGCATCCCCTCCGTCTCGCGCAGCGAGGGCGACGCAGCAACGTCCCTCGCGGCGTTCTTCGAGGCCCACGACCGCGAGGTGTGGATCGACGAGGTGGGCAACGTCCGCGCGCCGGCCGACGACGGCGTCCTCCTGACCTCACACATCGACACCGTGCCGGGTGACATCCCGGTGCGCGTCGAGGAGGGTGACGACGGCGACGTGCTCTGGGGCCGTGGCTCCGTGGACGCGAAGGGGCCGCTGTGTGCG
This DNA window, taken from Haloarcula ordinaria, encodes the following:
- a CDS encoding aspartate aminotransferase family protein: MTGFVFNEKPIQIERGDGAYVSDDSGTEYLDMGASYACVPLGHGHPAVQEAVTEQFEKLTYVQASYPNAARTALYELLADTAPDPIDKTWLCNSGTEANEAALKFARSATGNSKIVATMQGFHGRTMGSLATTWKNKYKKPYEPLVGDVEFVPYDDAEALAEAIDDETAAFIVEPVQGEGGINPASKEYLQTARELTEDAGAALVFDEVQTGMGRTGALWNSTRAAVTPDMITSAKGLGNGFPVGATLCRDWIAEDYGSHASTFSGGPVISAAAGATVSALIEESVPGNAAVMGEYLQTELEAAIGDEVRDIRGEGLMVGVEVGRGANKALKQLALNHQVLALPAGRTVVRLLPPLTIDESHVDEVVDALTEVLT